In Rothia mucilaginosa, one genomic interval encodes:
- a CDS encoding DEAD/DEAH box helicase: MDLTFTLADLTATSACELRLYTELRERAQKQSAHPTHEKLERAREAYRECLRALTAGGMVGCGVGSSEHAGGTARPVPLVATSAAGLTYTVELDRLEYSPENSTSESNTARIACTPHLGEAAHRALLRGALAAHLLTASATESAENAARLDLHLGHGADEYGAEPDSEPTEHSSPVPQPHRVDSARILPLIRLQEQRLLLLTQALNEGVEPAELAERIPYFLTCDECPACLNAAASLALATDAPELVTEDTAEDTAENPETEEHPVMYRVPAAVENDSEQYRLQCLLDAQLASLEEHAAEHGWGAGELEAAMLLSMTNYHRRERAPFWREHIRRLEDGPTAWVASRDYAYLNRVQVLSVEHAHALLNTPADLEALAAAMKEPTEVEDAPGWYRVRGAQVRLLRARIEADPSLVIAPSDRAVFCVYEAGLSPQIALDRMESQVNYFRASNPGERVPAELAATGFFGLRVLAVAQGGFGAGSVDSADPEEAGAESAGAESTGEFLEVLLQERIRVKDEPHGALPSGIGPGDPVSTATIEAALQADVHGLLFDGALMPDLPVSDEDSEPSEAPSSPRALQSVLDAAASLTGVESASTDLLFRRAPRLKKGALNAKNTENLPREVDFSASDLPTVDAVHAAVRALDRSYVAVQGPPGAGKTFLASHVIARLVAEGAKVGVVAQSHAVIENLMVACCARDGFDVSRAVRLRGKSVTPDAPWSEVSDSELVELISGAGGLLFGGTVWDYVSERRVPAGSLDVLVVDEAGQFSLTNTVAAARAARSVLLLGDPQQLPQVSTGVHPYPVDVSGLGWLSDGAAALDPRFGYFLGESWRMDSALCERVSWLSYDGALASAASTAGRALRGVEPGVVSYPVEHSGCSVRSVQEAQAVVDCVRELLGNEWVPAAGAEPRPLAAEDCIVVAAYNAQVDCVREALVAAGLADSSGAGVRVGTVDKFQGQEAAVVLVSLASSRVDSGRGAGFVLSPNRLNVAVSRGQWRAVLVHSPWVARSVPQDVEEVLALSGFAGLVE, from the coding sequence ATGGACCTTACCTTCACCCTCGCTGATCTGACCGCTACCTCCGCCTGCGAGCTGCGGCTCTACACCGAGCTTCGGGAGCGTGCGCAGAAGCAGTCTGCCCACCCGACCCACGAGAAGTTGGAGCGCGCCCGCGAAGCGTACCGCGAGTGCCTGCGGGCGCTAACCGCCGGTGGAATGGTCGGCTGTGGAGTAGGCAGCAGTGAGCACGCGGGCGGCACAGCGCGCCCGGTGCCGCTGGTGGCGACCTCCGCGGCGGGGCTGACCTACACGGTGGAGCTCGACCGTCTGGAGTACTCGCCTGAGAACAGCACCTCCGAGAGCAATACCGCCCGAATCGCCTGCACCCCGCACCTGGGTGAGGCGGCACATCGGGCACTATTGCGAGGTGCCCTGGCGGCGCACCTGCTGACCGCTAGTGCAACCGAGAGTGCCGAGAATGCCGCGCGCCTCGACCTTCATCTGGGGCACGGCGCGGATGAGTACGGCGCAGAACCTGATTCGGAGCCCACTGAGCATTCCTCCCCCGTTCCTCAACCTCACCGGGTTGATTCGGCGCGTATTCTGCCGCTAATTCGCCTGCAAGAGCAACGTCTCCTGCTGCTCACCCAGGCGCTGAACGAGGGTGTAGAACCGGCGGAACTTGCCGAGCGCATCCCCTATTTTCTGACCTGCGACGAGTGCCCGGCGTGCCTGAACGCGGCGGCTTCTCTTGCCCTCGCGACCGATGCCCCGGAGCTCGTCACCGAAGACACTGCCGAAGATACCGCCGAGAATCCCGAAACTGAGGAGCACCCGGTCATGTACCGGGTGCCCGCCGCCGTCGAGAACGACAGCGAACAGTACCGCCTGCAGTGCCTGCTGGATGCCCAGCTCGCCTCCCTGGAGGAGCACGCGGCGGAGCACGGCTGGGGTGCCGGTGAGCTTGAGGCGGCGATGCTGTTGTCCATGACGAATTATCACCGCCGCGAGCGTGCCCCGTTCTGGCGTGAGCACATTCGCCGCCTGGAGGACGGCCCGACGGCGTGGGTGGCGAGCCGCGATTACGCGTACCTTAATCGGGTGCAGGTGCTTTCGGTGGAGCATGCGCATGCTCTTCTGAATACCCCCGCAGACCTGGAGGCGCTAGCCGCCGCCATGAAGGAGCCCACCGAGGTTGAAGACGCCCCCGGCTGGTATCGTGTGCGCGGCGCGCAGGTGCGCCTGTTGCGTGCGCGAATTGAGGCTGACCCGAGCCTGGTGATTGCGCCCTCTGACCGTGCGGTTTTTTGTGTGTATGAAGCGGGGTTGAGCCCGCAGATTGCGCTGGACCGTATGGAGTCGCAGGTGAATTATTTCCGTGCGTCGAATCCGGGTGAGCGTGTGCCCGCTGAGTTGGCGGCGACGGGTTTCTTTGGCTTGCGTGTGCTGGCGGTGGCGCAGGGCGGTTTTGGTGCCGGTTCCGTGGATTCTGCGGACCCCGAAGAGGCTGGCGCAGAGTCGGCTGGCGCAGAGTCGACCGGTGAGTTCTTGGAGGTGCTTCTGCAGGAGCGCATCCGCGTGAAGGATGAGCCGCACGGTGCCCTGCCTTCGGGTATTGGTCCTGGCGATCCGGTGTCTACGGCGACGATTGAGGCGGCTCTGCAGGCCGATGTGCACGGGCTGCTTTTCGATGGCGCGCTCATGCCTGACCTCCCCGTATCCGATGAAGATTCTGAGCCGTCCGAGGCTCCCTCCTCGCCCCGCGCCCTGCAGAGCGTGCTCGATGCGGCGGCTTCGCTGACGGGGGTGGAGAGCGCCTCCACGGATTTGTTGTTCCGCCGCGCGCCGCGCCTCAAGAAGGGCGCTTTGAATGCCAAAAATACAGAAAATCTACCTCGTGAGGTTGATTTTTCTGCCTCTGACCTGCCCACGGTGGATGCCGTGCACGCGGCGGTTCGCGCCCTCGACCGCTCCTATGTGGCGGTTCAGGGCCCTCCCGGTGCGGGCAAGACCTTCCTCGCCTCGCACGTGATTGCGCGCCTGGTGGCTGAGGGTGCGAAGGTGGGCGTGGTGGCTCAGTCGCATGCGGTGATTGAGAACCTCATGGTGGCGTGCTGTGCCCGTGATGGTTTTGATGTTTCGCGTGCGGTGCGTCTACGCGGCAAGTCGGTGACTCCGGACGCCCCGTGGTCGGAGGTGTCTGATTCTGAGCTGGTGGAGCTGATTTCTGGTGCGGGCGGTCTGCTGTTTGGCGGTACGGTGTGGGATTACGTGAGTGAGCGTCGCGTGCCTGCCGGGTCGCTGGATGTTCTGGTGGTTGATGAGGCGGGCCAGTTCTCTCTAACGAATACGGTGGCGGCGGCTCGTGCGGCGCGTTCGGTGCTGCTGTTGGGTGATCCGCAGCAGTTGCCGCAGGTGTCGACGGGTGTGCATCCGTACCCGGTGGACGTTTCGGGGTTGGGCTGGTTGTCTGATGGGGCGGCGGCGCTGGATCCTCGTTTTGGCTATTTCTTGGGTGAGTCGTGGCGCATGGATTCGGCGTTGTGCGAGCGCGTTTCGTGGCTGTCGTATGATGGCGCGCTGGCGAGCGCTGCGTCGACAGCTGGTCGTGCTCTGCGGGGTGTTGAGCCGGGTGTGGTGTCGTATCCGGTGGAGCATTCGGGCTGTTCGGTGCGGTCTGTGCAGGAGGCGCAGGCGGTCGTGGATTGCGTGCGCGAGCTGTTGGGCAATGAGTGGGTCCCGGCGGCTGGTGCTGAGCCGCGCCCGCTGGCGGCGGAGGATTGCATTGTGGTGGCGGCGTATAACGCGCAGGTTGATTGTGTGCGTGAGGCGCTGGTTGCCGCTGGTTTGGCGGATTCTTCGGGTGCTGGCGTGCGTGTGGGTACGGTGGATAAGTTCCAGGGTCAGGAGGCTGCGGTGGTGTTGGTATCGTTGGCGTCGTCGCGGGTTGATTCCGGGCGCGGTGCGGGGTTTGTGCTGTCGCCGAATCGTTTGAATGTGGCGGTGTCGCGTGGCCAGTGGCGGGCGGTGCTGGTGCATTCGCCGTGGGTGGCGCGTTCGGTGCCGCAGGATGTTGAGGAGGTGCTGGCTCTGTCGGGCTTCGCGGGCCTGGTGGAGTAG
- a CDS encoding MFS transporter: protein MSVNTELLKNRDFRNTLFAIGANQLSDSMSYITTPIIILALTGSPEAASITLFVAGVLATCAGAVSGTWVDRIGPSKCLALSCIGQSLSWVAILLYLVFNVTNIYVLVITISLAAIISTFDYPSEQSIITRVVPKEHLGYASGMGETRESTANLLGGPVAGIIIGFSTVLMTAVHAVVNLLAFIVAPKSYGASRQPTEEEEGEKTSFWQDSKAGFEYILKNKVLVSIAFVSTLANFGTVGIPLTFIYYYTLEGAHPLFIGIFASAFGVGVLLGSFLVGPLTEKFALGPLGITSLAIMSACYLLLPVVHSMLWAVCLLIVLAGIVLPSFNSSIIAYINASTPEHMIGRVHSVQGIPNMALTPLAVLLAGFLIVDWGITYTALFYAVFIFLSLVVMVFQKPLRQLPHISQVTNAQ, encoded by the coding sequence ATGAGTGTCAACACCGAGCTACTCAAGAATAGAGATTTTCGAAATACTCTCTTCGCCATTGGAGCCAACCAGCTCTCAGACTCGATGAGTTATATCACCACACCCATCATTATTTTGGCGCTGACCGGCTCCCCCGAGGCCGCGAGTATCACCCTCTTCGTCGCGGGTGTTCTCGCCACCTGCGCCGGAGCAGTATCTGGAACGTGGGTCGACAGAATCGGCCCCTCAAAGTGCCTGGCGCTGTCCTGTATTGGCCAGTCACTGTCCTGGGTGGCGATTCTTCTCTACCTCGTTTTCAACGTCACCAACATTTACGTTTTGGTGATCACGATTTCTCTCGCCGCCATCATTTCAACCTTCGACTACCCGAGCGAGCAGTCCATCATTACCCGTGTAGTCCCCAAGGAGCACCTGGGGTACGCCTCCGGTATGGGTGAGACGCGTGAGTCCACCGCCAACCTACTGGGTGGCCCTGTTGCGGGCATCATTATCGGCTTTTCGACCGTGCTTATGACCGCCGTTCACGCGGTCGTTAACCTGCTGGCGTTCATCGTCGCACCCAAGAGCTACGGTGCTAGTCGGCAGCCCACGGAAGAGGAAGAGGGCGAGAAAACCAGCTTCTGGCAGGACTCAAAAGCCGGTTTCGAGTACATCCTGAAGAACAAGGTACTGGTGTCCATCGCGTTCGTTTCAACGCTTGCAAACTTTGGAACGGTCGGCATTCCGCTCACCTTCATCTACTACTACACCTTGGAGGGCGCACACCCGCTCTTCATCGGCATCTTTGCGAGCGCCTTCGGCGTGGGCGTGCTGCTCGGTTCGTTCCTGGTCGGCCCGCTGACCGAGAAGTTTGCGCTCGGCCCACTCGGTATCACCTCCCTGGCCATCATGTCGGCCTGCTACCTGTTGCTGCCGGTGGTTCATTCGATGCTGTGGGCGGTGTGCCTGCTGATTGTGCTGGCGGGTATTGTGCTCCCCTCCTTCAATTCGAGCATCATTGCGTACATTAACGCATCCACCCCGGAGCACATGATCGGTCGCGTGCATTCGGTGCAGGGCATCCCGAACATGGCACTGACCCCGCTGGCTGTTCTGCTGGCAGGCTTCCTCATTGTTGATTGGGGTATTACGTACACGGCGCTGTTCTACGCGGTGTTCATTTTCCTGTCGCTGGTGGTGATGGTATTCCAGAAGCCGCTGCGTCAGCTGCCGCATATCTCGCAGGTAACGAACGCACAGTAG
- a CDS encoding metal-dependent transcriptional regulator, protein MPLSELSVSTQNYLKEIWSLEEWTKTPATASALAERMGLRISSVSDGLKRLAAADLIEHQPYGAIELTETGRSYALAMIRRHRLIETFLVETLGYTWDRVHDEAEVLEHAVSDFMVDRIDTLLGHPTRDPHGDPIPDSSGHISFPQTVPLSQCEPGETVVLERINDDDPRLLRYLQGHGFVPGVRLHIEEGAPFSEAVNVSVVGAGSGNLHETDAAGAVKPGGTIIPLGAEATASLFVSRTVR, encoded by the coding sequence ATGCCTCTCTCAGAACTTTCCGTCAGCACCCAGAACTACCTCAAGGAAATCTGGAGCCTCGAAGAATGGACCAAAACCCCTGCCACCGCATCCGCCCTGGCAGAACGCATGGGCCTGCGCATTTCTTCGGTATCTGACGGCCTCAAGCGCCTCGCCGCCGCCGACCTGATTGAGCATCAGCCCTACGGCGCTATTGAGCTCACTGAAACCGGCCGCTCCTACGCGCTGGCGATGATTCGCCGCCACCGCCTCATTGAGACGTTCCTCGTGGAGACCCTCGGCTACACCTGGGACCGTGTGCACGACGAGGCGGAGGTTCTGGAGCACGCGGTATCCGACTTCATGGTGGACCGCATCGACACCCTGCTGGGGCACCCGACCCGCGACCCGCACGGCGACCCGATCCCGGACTCTTCGGGGCATATTAGTTTTCCGCAGACCGTGCCGCTGAGCCAGTGCGAACCCGGCGAAACAGTCGTGCTCGAACGCATCAACGATGACGACCCGCGCCTGCTGCGCTACCTGCAGGGCCACGGTTTTGTGCCCGGCGTGCGCCTGCACATTGAGGAGGGTGCGCCCTTCTCGGAGGCGGTGAACGTGAGCGTGGTCGGTGCCGGTTCCGGCAACCTGCACGAGACGGACGCGGCCGGTGCGGTGAAGCCCGGCGGTACCATTATTCCGTTGGGTGCGGAGGCGACCGCCTCCCTGTTCGTGTCCCGCACGGTGCGCTAG
- a CDS encoding metal ABC transporter permease: protein MDILNFLVEPLTLPFMLRAFVVTVIAAAVCALLSCWLVLLGWSLMGDAISHAVLPGVVLAYIFGAPFAVGAVIAALLAVALIGGVRRSGRVREDAAIGIVFTTMFAFGLVLISVTPSNTDLNHILFGNVLGVSWSDVWQVAVLAVVVAAVLMVKRRDFVLYAFDPGFAQAVGLRPRLLGALLLIMLALTSVVALQIVGVVLVVAMLVIPGSTARLITDRFVPMLAVSVGVSLVGTLTGLYASYYADVSPGGAVVVTQGILFALAYVFAPRYGLLGRMRARRLSTAATKTEPSAS, encoded by the coding sequence ATGGACATCCTCAACTTTCTGGTGGAGCCGCTGACCCTGCCCTTCATGCTCCGCGCATTCGTGGTCACCGTCATTGCCGCCGCCGTCTGCGCCCTGCTGTCCTGCTGGCTCGTGCTGCTCGGCTGGTCGCTTATGGGCGACGCGATCTCGCACGCGGTGCTACCCGGCGTGGTGCTCGCCTACATTTTCGGTGCGCCCTTCGCGGTGGGTGCGGTCATTGCCGCGCTCCTGGCAGTGGCGCTCATCGGCGGGGTGCGGCGCAGCGGCCGCGTGCGCGAAGACGCCGCGATCGGCATCGTGTTCACGACCATGTTCGCGTTCGGTCTGGTGCTGATTTCGGTCACGCCGTCGAATACGGACCTGAACCATATCCTCTTCGGTAACGTGCTGGGTGTGTCCTGGTCGGACGTCTGGCAGGTCGCCGTCCTCGCGGTGGTGGTTGCCGCCGTGCTGATGGTCAAGCGCCGCGACTTCGTGCTGTACGCATTCGACCCGGGCTTTGCGCAGGCGGTGGGGTTGCGTCCGCGTCTGCTCGGCGCGCTGCTGCTCATTATGCTGGCGCTGACTTCCGTGGTGGCGCTGCAGATCGTGGGTGTGGTGCTGGTCGTGGCGATGCTCGTCATCCCCGGCTCCACCGCGCGCCTGATAACTGACCGGTTCGTGCCGATGCTCGCGGTGAGCGTGGGAGTCTCCCTGGTGGGCACGCTGACCGGCTTGTACGCCAGCTACTACGCGGACGTATCCCCCGGTGGTGCCGTGGTCGTCACGCAGGGCATACTGTTCGCCCTGGCGTACGTATTCGCCCCGCGCTACGGTCTGCTGGGCAGGATGCGCGCCCGCCGACTCAGCACTGCCGCAACGAAAACTGAGCCCTCAGCTTCCTAA